One segment of Anastrepha obliqua isolate idAnaObli1 chromosome 3, idAnaObli1_1.0, whole genome shotgun sequence DNA contains the following:
- the LOC129240089 gene encoding microfibril-associated glycoprotein 4-like isoform X1, whose translation MRMEKFISEELETHKIRQQWIDLETIEHAMKPQRDWFTKEIQLFEWKLLNKIQDNQQLRNAQQNMNEKTQYEKLETQIKEFAEQLKQTTASFEQAHNEIKHSFNQSNEILTVGSPKTENPDDFSYQAFLPSATAEVVKVNSKPLGKRSASCDEAINSNTVEKNGGVYALEITERSLTMPAYCLPDPNKGKAWLVIQRRIDETLSFDLEWNEYKNGFGNLNGNFFIGLEAIHKMMLPNKNTELWIQLGISTGESPYEFYKDFVISSENAKYQLMSVHGAEGTAGDELTSLTGQVFIHKYIHTMLWKTCAKRLLTGWWYPADGISCGTGNLNRNFKYITWGDWNHIIYTHMAIRHTDKPVKNT comes from the exons ATGAGAATGGAAAAATTTATTAGCGAGGAACTGGAAACTCATAAAATAAGACAGCAATGGATTGACCTAGAAACAATCGAACACGCAATGAAGCCACAACGGGATTGGTTTACTAAAGAAATCCAACTGTTCGAGTGGAAGTTACTGAACAAAATACAAGACAACCAGCAACTTCGGAATGCTCAACAGAACATGAATGAAAAGACACAGTACGAAAAACTTGAGAcacaaataaaagaatttgCTGAGCAATTGAAACAAACGACTGCCAGTTTCGAACAAGCACACAACGAAATAAAACATTCCTTTAACCAATCGAATGAGATATTGACGGTTGGTTCACCAAAGACAGAAAATCCAGATGACTTTTCATATCAAGCCTTTTTGCCAAGCGCTACTGCCGAAGTAGTAAAAGTTAACTCAAAGCCGTTAGGTAAGCGTTCAGCTTCCTGCGATGAAGCAATCAATTCCAATACAGTGGAAAAAAACGGTGGTGTTTACGCTTTAGAAATAACTGAACGCAGCCTAACTATGCCGGCCTATTGTTTACCTGATCCAAATAAAGGTAAAGCTTGGCTTGTCATACAACGTCGTATCGATGAAACGTTATCATTCGATCTAGAATGGAATGAGTACAAGAATGGTTTCGGCAATTTAAATGGTAACTTCTTTATTGGTCTTGAAGCTATACACAAAATGATgctaccaaataaaaataccgaaTTATGGATACAATTGGGTATAAGCACTGGAGAAAGTCCATATGAATTCTATAAGGATTTTGTTATATCCAGTGAGAACGCGAAGTATCAGTTGATGTCTGTGCATGGAGCAGAAGGTACGGCAGGGGACGAACTTACATCTCTCACAGGTCAAGTATTCATTCATAAGTATATTCACACTATGCTTTGGAAAACTTGCGCTAAGCGACTGTTAACTGGTTGGTGGTACCCAGCAGATGGAATTTCATGCGGTACTGG AAACTTGAATCGTAACTTCAAATACATCACTTGGGGTGATTGGAACCATATAATTTATACGCATATGGCAATAAGACACACTGATAAGCCCGTGAAA AATACCTAA
- the LOC129240089 gene encoding microfibril-associated glycoprotein 4-like isoform X2, translating into MRMEKFISEELETHKIRQQWIDLETIEHAMKPQRDWFTKEIQLFEWKLLNKIQDNQQLRNAQQNMNEKTQYEKLETQIKEFAEQLKQTTASFEQAHNEIKHSFNQSNEILTVGSPKTENPDDFSYQAFLPSATAEVVKVNSKPLGKRSASCDEAINSNTVEKNGGVYALEITERSLTMPAYCLPDPNKGKAWLVIQRRIDETLSFDLEWNEYKNGFGNLNGNFFIGLEAIHKMMLPNKNTELWIQLGISTGESPYEFYKDFVISSENAKYQLMSVHGAEGTAGDELTSLTGQVFIHKYIHTMLWKTCAKRLLTGWWYPADGISCGTGNLNRNFKYITWGDWNHIIYTHMAIRHTDKPNT; encoded by the exons ATGAGAATGGAAAAATTTATTAGCGAGGAACTGGAAACTCATAAAATAAGACAGCAATGGATTGACCTAGAAACAATCGAACACGCAATGAAGCCACAACGGGATTGGTTTACTAAAGAAATCCAACTGTTCGAGTGGAAGTTACTGAACAAAATACAAGACAACCAGCAACTTCGGAATGCTCAACAGAACATGAATGAAAAGACACAGTACGAAAAACTTGAGAcacaaataaaagaatttgCTGAGCAATTGAAACAAACGACTGCCAGTTTCGAACAAGCACACAACGAAATAAAACATTCCTTTAACCAATCGAATGAGATATTGACGGTTGGTTCACCAAAGACAGAAAATCCAGATGACTTTTCATATCAAGCCTTTTTGCCAAGCGCTACTGCCGAAGTAGTAAAAGTTAACTCAAAGCCGTTAGGTAAGCGTTCAGCTTCCTGCGATGAAGCAATCAATTCCAATACAGTGGAAAAAAACGGTGGTGTTTACGCTTTAGAAATAACTGAACGCAGCCTAACTATGCCGGCCTATTGTTTACCTGATCCAAATAAAGGTAAAGCTTGGCTTGTCATACAACGTCGTATCGATGAAACGTTATCATTCGATCTAGAATGGAATGAGTACAAGAATGGTTTCGGCAATTTAAATGGTAACTTCTTTATTGGTCTTGAAGCTATACACAAAATGATgctaccaaataaaaataccgaaTTATGGATACAATTGGGTATAAGCACTGGAGAAAGTCCATATGAATTCTATAAGGATTTTGTTATATCCAGTGAGAACGCGAAGTATCAGTTGATGTCTGTGCATGGAGCAGAAGGTACGGCAGGGGACGAACTTACATCTCTCACAGGTCAAGTATTCATTCATAAGTATATTCACACTATGCTTTGGAAAACTTGCGCTAAGCGACTGTTAACTGGTTGGTGGTACCCAGCAGATGGAATTTCATGCGGTACTGG AAACTTGAATCGTAACTTCAAATACATCACTTGGGGTGATTGGAACCATATAATTTATACGCATATGGCAATAAGACACACTGATAAGCCC AATACCTAA